From bacterium, one genomic window encodes:
- a CDS encoding glycosyltransferase family 9 protein gives MRPTAAGGRPSSAASTGTTTSASTAAAERGARRGEAMKSTLLSNPLARVALRTLGMAPVEREFHLGGDLSELRRLLFVDSGRLCELVAYLPLLARLHARTPGLELQVMVEERAADLLRREPMLAGLIVYRAEQLKAHSSSYYRLLREVQGRAFDGVVLIGEGADGPRDLVAYASQAGLRIGIYQEEREQLLNCMLRWQGRERYRLEQASELARLFGLGGEAAPWAFSLRPDELRAADQLIHFRKPIREQPLIAVDPAPGLGERRLASGNLAYLVGHLAEQLRARVLLLHLEEDAAAAAALRQALRAPALDMPPQGLRERLALLARCDLCVAGNSELFHIAVALGVPALGAFTEADGAAWEPRGRASAAVLRGRPGEQMSLREIDAAVAGILHVRAT, from the coding sequence ATGCGACCAACCGCAGCTGGTGGCAGGCCATCGTCAGCGGCGAGTACCGGGACTACTACGAGCGCCTCTACGGCGGCCGCTGAGCGCGGGGCCCGGAGGGGAGAGGCCATGAAGAGCACGCTGCTGAGCAATCCCCTCGCCCGCGTCGCCCTGCGCACGCTGGGGATGGCGCCCGTCGAGCGGGAGTTCCATCTCGGTGGCGACCTCAGCGAGCTGCGACGCCTGCTCTTCGTGGACTCCGGCCGGCTCTGCGAACTGGTCGCCTACCTGCCGCTGCTCGCGCGCCTGCACGCCCGCACCCCCGGCCTCGAGCTGCAGGTGATGGTCGAAGAGCGCGCCGCCGACCTGCTGCGCCGGGAGCCCATGCTGGCCGGCCTGATCGTCTACCGGGCCGAGCAGCTCAAGGCGCACAGCAGCAGCTACTACCGCCTGTTGCGCGAGGTGCAGGGGCGCGCGTTCGACGGCGTCGTCCTGATCGGCGAGGGCGCCGACGGACCGCGCGACCTCGTCGCCTACGCCTCCCAGGCCGGGCTGCGCATCGGCATCTACCAGGAGGAGCGCGAGCAGCTGCTCAACTGCATGCTGCGCTGGCAGGGCCGCGAGCGCTACCGTCTCGAGCAGGCGAGCGAGCTGGCGCGTCTGTTCGGCCTCGGCGGCGAGGCGGCGCCCTGGGCGTTCAGCCTGCGGCCGGACGAGCTGCGCGCGGCCGACCAGCTGATCCACTTCCGCAAGCCCATCCGCGAGCAGCCGCTGATCGCCGTCGACCCGGCGCCTGGCCTCGGCGAGCGCCGCCTGGCGAGCGGCAATCTCGCCTATCTCGTCGGCCACCTCGCCGAGCAGCTGCGGGCGCGGGTACTGCTCCTGCACCTGGAGGAGGACGCGGCGGCCGCCGCCGCGCTGCGGCAGGCGCTGCGCGCGCCGGCCCTGGACATGCCGCCGCAGGGCTTGCGCGAGCGCCTCGCCCTGCTCGCGCGCTGCGATCTCTGCGTGGCGGGCAACAGCGAGCTCTTCCACATCGCCGTCGCACTGGGCGTGCCCGCGCTGGGCGCCTTCACCGAGGCGGATGGCGCCGCCTGGGAGCCGCGCGGGCGCGCGTCCGCCGCCGTCCTGCGCGGGCGCCCCGGCGAGCAGATGTCCCTGCGCGAGATCGACGCCGCCGTGGCGGGCATCCTGCATGTCCGCGCTACCTGA
- the rfbB gene encoding dTDP-glucose 4,6-dehydratase — MLLVTGGCGFIGSNFIHLLRAERPALPILNLDALTYAGNLENLAALAGDPGLQFVRGSVADAELVAALFAAHPITAVVHFAAESHVDRSILGPGVFVETNVRGTQVLLEAARRAWAERPGRFVLVSTDEVYGSLGPTGRFTEATPLDPSSPYSASKAAADLIGLAYWRTFALPVLITRCSNNYGPYQFPEKLIPLMIQRASQGLSLPVYGDGGNIRDWLHVSDHCRALLTVLEGGAPGRVYNIGGDNEVANLAIVRLILGALGKPESLIEFVADRPGHDRRYAIDATRIRRELGWTPRVDFAAGIAETIAWYATNRSWWQAIVSGEYRDYYERLYGGR; from the coding sequence ATGCTCCTCGTCACCGGCGGCTGCGGCTTCATCGGGAGCAACTTCATCCACCTGCTCCGCGCGGAGCGCCCGGCGCTGCCGATCCTGAATCTCGACGCCCTCACCTACGCGGGCAACCTGGAGAACCTCGCCGCTCTCGCGGGCGATCCCGGGCTGCAGTTCGTGCGCGGGAGCGTCGCCGATGCCGAGCTGGTCGCTGCGCTCTTCGCCGCGCATCCGATCACGGCCGTCGTCCACTTCGCGGCGGAGAGCCACGTGGACCGCAGCATCCTCGGTCCGGGCGTCTTCGTCGAGACCAACGTGCGCGGCACCCAGGTGCTGCTGGAGGCGGCTCGCCGCGCCTGGGCCGAGCGGCCGGGGCGCTTCGTGCTCGTGTCGACCGACGAGGTCTACGGTTCCCTCGGCCCGACGGGCCGCTTCACGGAGGCGACGCCGCTCGATCCGTCGAGCCCCTACTCGGCCAGCAAGGCCGCCGCGGACCTGATCGGGCTGGCCTACTGGCGCACCTTCGCGCTGCCGGTCCTGATCACGCGCTGCAGCAACAACTACGGGCCCTACCAGTTTCCCGAGAAGCTCATCCCGCTGATGATCCAGCGGGCGAGCCAGGGCCTCAGCCTGCCGGTCTACGGGGACGGCGGCAACATCCGCGACTGGCTGCACGTGAGCGATCACTGCCGCGCCCTGCTGACCGTGCTGGAGGGCGGCGCGCCCGGGCGCGTCTACAACATCGGGGGCGACAACGAGGTGGCGAACCTGGCGATCGTGCGCCTCATCCTGGGCGCGCTGGGCAAGCCGGAGTCGCTGATCGAGTTCGTCGCCGACCGCCCCGGCCACGATCGGCGCTATGCCATCGACGCCACGCGCATCCGGCGCGAGTTGGGCTGGACGCCGCGCGTCGACTTCGCCGCGGGCATCGCCGAAACGATCGCCTGGTATGCGACCAACCGCAGCTGGTGGCAGGCCATCGTCAGCGGCGAGTACCGGGACTACTACGAGCGCCTCTACGGCGGCCGCTGA
- a CDS encoding spore coat protein, translated as MKGIILAGGTGSRLFPLTKVTNKHLLPVGRVPMIFHPLRKLVEAGIGEILVVTGTEHMGDVVGLLGSGREFACQITYRVQDEAGGIAQALGLAENFCHGEPMTVILGDNIFADSIAPGVAAFARQGGGARIFLKAVAHPERFGVAELAGERIVGIEEKPRAPRSNLAVCGIYIYDGRVFEIIRGLRPSGRGELEITDVNNAYLREGTLRYEVLAGWWTDAGTFGSLRHAQELVDPEGALTGED; from the coding sequence ATGAAAGGCATCATTCTCGCGGGCGGGACGGGCAGCCGCCTCTTCCCGCTGACGAAGGTCACCAACAAGCATCTGCTGCCGGTGGGGCGGGTGCCGATGATCTTCCATCCGCTGCGCAAGCTGGTCGAGGCGGGCATCGGCGAGATCCTCGTCGTGACGGGCACCGAGCACATGGGCGACGTCGTCGGCCTGCTCGGCAGCGGCCGCGAGTTCGCTTGCCAGATCACCTACCGGGTGCAGGACGAAGCCGGCGGCATCGCCCAGGCGCTCGGCCTCGCCGAGAACTTCTGCCACGGCGAGCCGATGACGGTGATCCTCGGCGACAACATCTTCGCGGACTCGATTGCCCCCGGCGTCGCGGCCTTCGCCCGCCAGGGCGGCGGCGCGCGCATCTTCCTGAAGGCCGTCGCGCATCCGGAGCGCTTCGGCGTCGCGGAGCTGGCCGGCGAGCGCATCGTCGGCATCGAGGAGAAGCCGCGGGCGCCGCGCAGCAACCTCGCCGTCTGCGGCATCTACATCTACGACGGCCGGGTTTTCGAGATCATCCGTGGCCTGAGGCCCTCGGGACGGGGCGAGCTGGAGATCACGGATGTGAACAACGCCTACCTGCGCGAGGGCACGCTGCGCTACGAGGTCCTCGCCGGCTGGTGGACGGATGCCGGCACCTTCGGCTCCCTGCGCCACGCGCAGGAGCTCGTCGATCCCGAGGGCGCCCTGACGGGAGAGGACTAG
- a CDS encoding DUF72 domain-containing protein — protein sequence MEDHRHPPHRQQMLVGDLRQREEAAARPARENDAFHRRSCPALAPSGSGQPSRRLGARQQEFSLAAAPAARLACGGGEMAELLIGTAGWSYDDWRGTVYPASPPPRFDPLRYLAAHFDLVEINVSFYRLPRPELVAGWLQRVQEFPAFRFLLKAPRTWTHPEPGAADPPPAPFRALAELLAGGGRLGAVLLQFPWSFRAGAPARARVARLRDWLPGLPVAVEVRHASFAGPDWPRWLAAQDCLPVNVDQPALPGCLALGAECGPQAAYFRLHGRNAGQWFAPAAGRDARYDYLYTEAELDGVAEQVAEAARRVPLLFLVTNNHYRGQAAVNALQLRARLLGRPLPVPPALLASYPQLAAIAAPPPRRPGELF from the coding sequence ATGGAAGATCATCGGCACCCGCCCCACCGGCAGCAGATGCTTGTTGGTGACCTTCGTCAGCGGGAAGAGGCGGCTGCCCGTCCCGCCCGCGAGAATGATGCCTTTCATCGCCGCTCCTGCCCAGCGCTGGCGCCGTCCGGGTCTGGACAGCCTAGCCGCCGCCTCGGAGCCCGGCAACAGGAATTCTCCCTTGCCGCAGCGCCCGCCGCCCGCCTAGCCTGCGGCGGAGGCGAGATGGCAGAGCTGCTCATCGGCACCGCCGGCTGGAGCTACGACGACTGGCGCGGCACGGTCTACCCGGCGTCCCCGCCGCCCCGCTTCGATCCCCTGCGCTACCTGGCCGCGCACTTCGACCTCGTCGAGATCAACGTCAGCTTCTACCGGCTGCCGCGACCGGAGCTCGTGGCCGGCTGGCTGCAGCGCGTGCAGGAGTTTCCCGCCTTCCGCTTCCTGCTCAAGGCACCCCGCACCTGGACCCATCCCGAGCCCGGCGCCGCCGATCCGCCGCCCGCGCCCTTCCGCGCGCTCGCCGAGCTGCTCGCGGGGGGCGGCCGCCTCGGCGCGGTGCTCCTGCAGTTCCCCTGGTCCTTCCGCGCCGGCGCCCCGGCCCGGGCTCGCGTCGCCCGCCTACGCGACTGGCTGCCCGGGCTGCCGGTCGCCGTCGAGGTCCGGCATGCGAGCTTCGCGGGCCCCGACTGGCCGCGCTGGCTGGCCGCGCAAGACTGCCTGCCCGTGAACGTGGACCAGCCCGCCCTGCCCGGCTGTCTGGCCCTGGGCGCCGAGTGCGGCCCTCAGGCCGCCTACTTCCGCCTGCACGGGCGCAACGCGGGGCAGTGGTTCGCGCCCGCGGCCGGACGCGACGCCCGCTACGACTACCTGTACACGGAGGCGGAACTGGACGGCGTGGCCGAGCAGGTCGCCGAGGCCGCCCGTCGCGTGCCCCTGCTCTTCCTCGTCACGAACAATCACTACCGGGGGCAGGCGGCAGTGAACGCGCTGCAGCTGCGGGCGCGCCTGCTCGGGCGTCCCCTGCCCGTGCCGCCCGCGCTTCTGGCCAGCTACCCGCAGCTGGCGGCCATCGCCGCGCCGCCGCCGCGGCGCCCGGGCGAGCTGTTCTGA
- a CDS encoding cupin domain-containing protein translates to MATRLRLIVLGLGLLAASASDGLAQTTTGARDSLRTRPRLGGGRYIDGVPARGGEDAAAFAPGETGAAEAAPSLPFAQTRLQELLQRQPLREDENARRTPIFSADSLLAVALYQLRGEEPPHYFPLSDVWIYIWRGRGRLQRAAGESAYGPGELLQIPAGELHALANESGAPTVALVWQWPPIDDSLTVTHGEAGADSLAALRRGSGQR, encoded by the coding sequence ATGGCGACTCGCCTGCGCCTGATTGTCCTCGGTCTCGGCCTCTTGGCCGCGAGCGCGAGCGACGGGCTCGCGCAGACCACGACCGGCGCGCGCGACAGCCTGCGCACCCGCCCCCGCCTGGGCGGCGGTCGCTACATCGATGGCGTGCCGGCGCGCGGCGGCGAGGACGCTGCGGCCTTCGCGCCCGGCGAGACGGGCGCCGCCGAGGCGGCGCCCTCCCTGCCCTTTGCGCAGACCCGCCTGCAGGAGCTCCTGCAGCGCCAGCCCCTGCGCGAGGACGAGAACGCGCGGCGCACGCCGATCTTCAGCGCGGACTCCCTGCTCGCCGTCGCGCTCTACCAGCTGCGCGGTGAAGAGCCGCCGCACTACTTCCCCCTCAGCGACGTCTGGATCTACATCTGGCGCGGCCGCGGGCGCCTGCAGCGAGCGGCCGGCGAGAGTGCCTACGGGCCGGGGGAACTGCTCCAGATCCCGGCGGGGGAACTCCATGCTCTCGCCAACGAGAGCGGCGCGCCGACGGTGGCCCTCGTCTGGCAATGGCCGCCGATCGACGACTCGCTCACCGTGACCCACGGCGAGGCGGGCGCCGACAGCCTCGCCGCATTGCGCCGCGGGTCCGGGCAGCGCTAG
- the add gene encoding adenosine deaminase has product MNIDREWLTRLPKTDLHVHLDGSLRPLTLLELAAAQGVELPATNERELRALTQVQGEERSLSHYLRAFMYTLPVLQTAPALERVAYELALDAAAENVRLIEVRYSPLLHRERGLHNREIIEAVARGLRRAEAETGILTGQILCGIRSMTPERSLELAQATLLYKDLGIVAFDLAGEEKDYPAKQHREAFYFVLNHNLNSTLHAGEAFGPESIAQALHYCGTHRIGHGTRLFESPELMNYVNDHRIPLEMCLTSNVHTGAVSSLQDHPCRKYLELGLRVTLNTDNRLISDTSVTLEFERATRAFALTVGDIHELILNGFKSAFLPHRQKAALMRQVVEELESLGVPPHHAYTNGRGDHL; this is encoded by the coding sequence GTGAACATCGACCGCGAGTGGCTGACCCGCCTGCCGAAGACCGACCTCCACGTGCACCTCGACGGCTCCCTGCGCCCGCTGACCCTGCTCGAGCTCGCCGCGGCGCAGGGGGTCGAACTCCCGGCCACCAACGAGCGGGAGCTGCGCGCCTTGACGCAGGTCCAGGGCGAGGAGCGCAGCCTCTCGCACTACCTGCGCGCCTTCATGTACACGCTGCCGGTGCTCCAGACGGCGCCGGCCCTGGAGCGCGTCGCCTACGAGCTGGCGCTGGACGCCGCCGCCGAGAACGTGCGCCTGATCGAGGTGCGCTACAGCCCCCTGCTGCACCGGGAGCGCGGCCTGCACAACCGCGAGATCATCGAGGCCGTCGCGCGCGGCCTGCGGCGGGCGGAGGCGGAGACGGGCATCCTCACGGGGCAGATCCTCTGCGGCATCCGCTCGATGACGCCCGAGCGCTCGCTCGAGCTCGCGCAGGCGACCCTGCTCTACAAGGACCTCGGCATCGTCGCCTTCGATCTCGCCGGCGAGGAGAAGGACTACCCGGCCAAGCAGCACCGCGAGGCCTTCTACTTCGTGCTCAACCACAACCTGAACTCGACCCTGCACGCCGGGGAGGCTTTCGGCCCGGAGAGCATCGCCCAGGCCCTGCACTACTGCGGCACGCATCGCATCGGCCACGGCACGCGGCTCTTCGAGAGCCCCGAGCTGATGAACTACGTCAACGACCACCGCATCCCGCTCGAGATGTGCCTGACGAGCAACGTGCACACGGGAGCGGTCTCCTCGCTGCAGGACCACCCCTGCCGCAAGTACCTCGAGCTGGGCCTGCGCGTCACGCTGAACACCGACAACCGCCTGATCTCCGACACCAGCGTGACGCTGGAGTTCGAGCGGGCGACGCGGGCCTTCGCGCTGACGGTCGGGGACATCCACGAGCTGATCCTGAACGGATTCAAGAGCGCCTTCCTGCCGCACCGCCAGAAGGCGGCCCTGATGCGGCAGGTCGTCGAGGAGCTGGAGAGTCTGGGCGTGCCGCCGCATCACGCCTACACGAACGGGCGCGGCGATCACCTCTGA